One segment of Alnus glutinosa chromosome 2, dhAlnGlut1.1, whole genome shotgun sequence DNA contains the following:
- the LOC133862015 gene encoding protein WVD2-like 7 isoform X2, with protein sequence MAADIDHHHHHDQSYCSNNWPKSEMPSETEQPQVLSISDILDNGSISFGRFAAESLAWEKWSVFSHNRCQEELEKFKAAGFVAQKKAYFEEYYKRVRTMKALQAEQRQTTHPDSFRVAINNSTQVENAVDTDLIEEEKKPINGSELKILEYDVAGNPDSSEAGTLDRSKETIKEESSFCDSDNDKASTAGETSISLSAIDPKHSVKEAASSSTSSVNRSSETAHHDCAVSVTAKHDANKLKKQTPILKAQARVSSSENKTQLDCRITKGAVKPPEKPKLSLHKKIIGKTDNSHVSSKRTPKTRNINSNYGSSHRQHTEVRSSTSVLHNSLARDRSVTSPISKADQVMANSASKGLLDNLPTTLPLHARTYQSTIKETAVTGGLRKKVLDDRRSFDGDSRKPLEPSECQIRPKGQVTKNQRPKVMSMNLPVQNSLHQNNGVEFGQRSYVKGQQKKEEERSNAGLGKESKPAPSNLSSIHKTPNPKLVSKISLPLSADLRHARREPSPKMPSWR encoded by the exons ATGGCGGCTGATATCGATCATCATCACCATCATGACCAGAGCTACTGCAGCAACAACTGGCCAAAGTCTGAGATGCCATCAGAGACCGAACAGCCTCAG GTTTTATCCATCTCTGATATTTTGGATAATGGTTCAATATCGTTTGGAAGATTTGCTGCGGAGTCACTTGCATGGGAAAAGTGGTCGGTTTTCTCCCACAACAGATGTCAAGAAGAGCTGGAGAAGTTCAAGGCCGCTGGATTTGTCGCTCAAAAGAAGGCATACTTTGAAGAATATTACAAAAGAGTTAGAACTATGAAGGCATTACAAGCGGAGCAGCGACAAACTACCCATCCCGATTCTTTCCGAGTTGCAATAAATAACTCCACACAAGTGGAAAATGCTGTTGATACTGACTTGattgaagaggaaaagaaacCAATCAATGGCAGTGAACTGAAGATCTTAGAGTATGATGTGGCTGGTAACCCAGACTCATCTGAGGCAGGCACTCTGGATAGATCAAAAGAAACTATCAAAGAAGAATCAAGTTTCTGTGATAGTGACAATGACAAGGCTAGCACGGCAGGTGAAACTAGTATCTCCTTATCTGCCATAGATCCCAAACATTCTGTAAAAGAGGCTGCCTCTTCATCAACTTCTTCAGTCAATAGAAGCTCCGAAACTGCCCACCATGACTGTGCTGTCTCTGTCACAGCCAAGCACGATGCTAACAAGCTAAAGAAACAAACACCTATTCTAAAGGCTCAG GCGAGAGTTTCTTCTAGTGAAAACAAAACACAGTTGGACTGCAGAATTACAAAAGGTGCCGTTAAGCCACCGGAGAAGCCGAAACTTTCTCTTCATAAGAAGATTATTGGCAAGACAGATAACAGTCATGTTTCAAGCAAAAGGACACCTAAGACTAGAAATATTAATTCAAACTACGGTTCCTCACATAGGCAACATACTGAAGTACGCTCTAGCACCAGTGTTCTGCACAATTCCTTGGCAAGGGATAGATCAGTGACATCTCCTATTAGTAAAGCTGATCAGGTAATGGCAAATTCAGCTTCCAAAGGGTTGTTAGACAACTTGCCTACAACGCTGCCTCTTCATGCACGAACCTATCAG AGCACCATCAAGGAGACTGCTGTTACTGGTGGTTTAAGAAAGAAGGTTCTAGACGACAGGAG GAGCTTTGATGGAGACAGTAGAAAGCCTCTAGAGCCTAGTGAATGCCAAATAAGACCCAAGGGTCAAGTGACTAAGAACCAGAGGCCAAAAGTCAT GTCTATGAACCTTCCTGTTCAGAATAGCTTACATCAAAACAATGGAGTTGAATTTGGGCAAAGGAGTTATGTCAAAGGACAACAGAAAAAG gaagaagagagaagcaATGCTGGACTTGGAAAAGAATCAAAACCTGCCCCATCTAACTTGTCCAGCATTCACAAGACCCCAAATCCAAAACTGGTATCTAAG ATTTCATTACCGCTGTCTGCAGACCTGAGACATGCGCGAAGAGAACCAAG TCCCAAGATGCCAAGTTGGCGGTAA
- the LOC133862015 gene encoding protein WVD2-like 7 isoform X1 produces the protein MAADIDHHHHHDQSYCSNNWPKSEMPSETEQPQVLSISDILDNGSISFGRFAAESLAWEKWSVFSHNRCQEELEKFKAAGFVAQKKAYFEEYYKRVRTMKALQAEQRQTTHPDSFRVAINNSTQVENAVDTDLIEEEKKPINGSELKILEYDVAGNPDSSEAGTLDRSKETIKEESSFCDSDNDKASTAGETSISLSAIDPKHSVKEAASSSTSSVNRSSETAHHDCAVSVTAKHDANKLKKQTPILKAQARVSSSENKTQLDCRITKGAVKPPEKPKLSLHKKIIGKTDNSHVSSKRTPKTRNINSNYGSSHRQHTEVRSSTSVLHNSLARDRSVTSPISKADQVMANSASKGLLDNLPTTLPLHARTYQSTIKETAVTGGLRKKVLDDRRSFDGDSRKPLEPSECQIRPKGQVTKNQRPKVIRSMNLPVQNSLHQNNGVEFGQRSYVKGQQKKEEERSNAGLGKESKPAPSNLSSIHKTPNPKLVSKISLPLSADLRHARREPSPKMPSWR, from the exons ATGGCGGCTGATATCGATCATCATCACCATCATGACCAGAGCTACTGCAGCAACAACTGGCCAAAGTCTGAGATGCCATCAGAGACCGAACAGCCTCAG GTTTTATCCATCTCTGATATTTTGGATAATGGTTCAATATCGTTTGGAAGATTTGCTGCGGAGTCACTTGCATGGGAAAAGTGGTCGGTTTTCTCCCACAACAGATGTCAAGAAGAGCTGGAGAAGTTCAAGGCCGCTGGATTTGTCGCTCAAAAGAAGGCATACTTTGAAGAATATTACAAAAGAGTTAGAACTATGAAGGCATTACAAGCGGAGCAGCGACAAACTACCCATCCCGATTCTTTCCGAGTTGCAATAAATAACTCCACACAAGTGGAAAATGCTGTTGATACTGACTTGattgaagaggaaaagaaacCAATCAATGGCAGTGAACTGAAGATCTTAGAGTATGATGTGGCTGGTAACCCAGACTCATCTGAGGCAGGCACTCTGGATAGATCAAAAGAAACTATCAAAGAAGAATCAAGTTTCTGTGATAGTGACAATGACAAGGCTAGCACGGCAGGTGAAACTAGTATCTCCTTATCTGCCATAGATCCCAAACATTCTGTAAAAGAGGCTGCCTCTTCATCAACTTCTTCAGTCAATAGAAGCTCCGAAACTGCCCACCATGACTGTGCTGTCTCTGTCACAGCCAAGCACGATGCTAACAAGCTAAAGAAACAAACACCTATTCTAAAGGCTCAG GCGAGAGTTTCTTCTAGTGAAAACAAAACACAGTTGGACTGCAGAATTACAAAAGGTGCCGTTAAGCCACCGGAGAAGCCGAAACTTTCTCTTCATAAGAAGATTATTGGCAAGACAGATAACAGTCATGTTTCAAGCAAAAGGACACCTAAGACTAGAAATATTAATTCAAACTACGGTTCCTCACATAGGCAACATACTGAAGTACGCTCTAGCACCAGTGTTCTGCACAATTCCTTGGCAAGGGATAGATCAGTGACATCTCCTATTAGTAAAGCTGATCAGGTAATGGCAAATTCAGCTTCCAAAGGGTTGTTAGACAACTTGCCTACAACGCTGCCTCTTCATGCACGAACCTATCAG AGCACCATCAAGGAGACTGCTGTTACTGGTGGTTTAAGAAAGAAGGTTCTAGACGACAGGAG GAGCTTTGATGGAGACAGTAGAAAGCCTCTAGAGCCTAGTGAATGCCAAATAAGACCCAAGGGTCAAGTGACTAAGAACCAGAGGCCAAAAGTCAT AAGGTCTATGAACCTTCCTGTTCAGAATAGCTTACATCAAAACAATGGAGTTGAATTTGGGCAAAGGAGTTATGTCAAAGGACAACAGAAAAAG gaagaagagagaagcaATGCTGGACTTGGAAAAGAATCAAAACCTGCCCCATCTAACTTGTCCAGCATTCACAAGACCCCAAATCCAAAACTGGTATCTAAG ATTTCATTACCGCTGTCTGCAGACCTGAGACATGCGCGAAGAGAACCAAG TCCCAAGATGCCAAGTTGGCGGTAA
- the LOC133860949 gene encoding pentatricopeptide repeat-containing protein At5g64320, mitochondrial-like: MMNSTENVKVGKVGTDGIRANATPKQVSEMISIITRDDNDLESKLDSMNVSLSIASITEIFRILNCEKVSAIRFFAWIRGSKPDLYGNSDICSLAVDNCGWLDDYKTMLHIMNGFSMKGICLTKKAFGFLPVLVSNKDSFMHSVTSVVKVLNEVGGSCRTSGVHSLIGMLGALGSFETAKFVIEITERKASYYYSLIREKCRICDFEGAREMLDEMRRVGCDPIVNAYNYLLSSLCMSDNFAEACQVLEEMQERDCLPDALTFEIFICYCCRLGKFDLASEFLDRMVSNGLEPRSTTHAAFIKGYFNSMRYEEAYKYVGESVVKYGCSCNSIYSLLASLHQKKGNVVTARNILLEMIKKGLRPNFAVYMRVLKRLKKSGREDMARVLKSRFSCLSLQSSTETV, encoded by the coding sequence ATGATGAATTCTACTGAAAATGTTAAAGTTGGAAAGGTGGGTACTGATGGGATTAGGGCGAATGCCACTCCGAAGCAAGTTTCAGAAATGATTAGCATAATTACGAGGGATGATAATGATTTGGAGTCCAAGTTGGATTCGATGAACGTTTCTTTATCTATTGCTTCAATCACTGAAATTTTTCGGATTTTGAATTGCGAAAAAGTGTCCGCAATTCGTTTTTTTGCTTGGATTAGAGGTTCGAAGCCCGATCTTTATGGTAATTCAGATATTTGTAGTTTGGCTGTTGATAATTGCGGGTGGTTAGATGATTACAAGACCATGCTTCATATTATGAATGGCTTTAGTATGAAAGGAATTTGTCTGACCAAGAAGGCATTTGGTTTCTTACCTGTTTTGGTTTCGAACAAGGATTCCTTTATGCATTCTGTGACAAGTGTGGTAAAGGTGTTGAATGAAGTTGGGGGGTCATGTAGAACCTCTGGTGTTCACTCCTTGATTGGAATGCTCGGCGCATTGGGTTCCTTTGAAACGGCAAAGTTCGTGATCGAGATAACGGAGAGGAAGGCGAGTTATTACTATAGTTTGATTAGGGAGAAGTGTCGGATATGTGATTTCGAAGGAGCTAGGGAAATGCTGGATGAGATGAGGCGAGTGGGTTGCGATCCAATTGTTAATGCTTACAATTATCTACTTAGTAGTTTATGTATGAGTGATAACTTTGCCGAAGCTTGTCAAGTGCTTGAAGAAATGCAAGAAAGGGATTGTCTTCCTGATGCATTGAcctttgaaatatttatttgttacTGTTGTAGGCTTGGAAAGTTTGATCTTGCGTCTGAGTTTCTTGATAGGATGGTTTCAAATGGTCTTGAACCTCGTTCTACCACACATGCTGCCTTTATCAAGGGTTATTTCAATTCGATGAGATATGAGGAAGCATACAAGTATGTGGGTGAGTCAGTTGTTAAGTATGGATGCTCATGCAATTCAATTTACAGCTTGCTTGCAAGCCTTCATCAGAAGAAAGGAAACGTTGTCACTGCTCGAAATATTCTTCTTGAAATGATTAAGAAGGGTCTTAGACCAAATTTTGCAGTGTATATGAGAGTTTTGAAGCGGCTAAAGAAGTCAGGCAGGGAAGACATGGCCAGAGTGTTAAAGAGCAGGTTCTCTTGTCTGAGTTTACAGTCAAGTACAGAAACTGTGTGA
- the LOC133862013 gene encoding cytochrome c, which translates to MASFAEAPPGDPKVGEKIFKTKCAQCHTVDKGAGHKQGPNLNGLFGRQSGTTAGYSYSTANKNMAVNWEEKTLYDYLLNPKKYIPGTKMVFPGLKKPQDRADLIAYLKQSTAS; encoded by the exons ATGGCGTCGTTCGCTGAAGCTCCTCCTGGCGATCCAAAGGTAGGAGAGAAGATCTTCAAGACCAAGTGCGCTCAGTGCCACACCGTCGACAAAGGCGCCGGTCACAAGCAAG GGCCCAATCTGAATGGCCTCTTTGGAAGGCAGTCTGGTACTACAGCTGGGTACTCTTACTCCACTGCTAACAAGAACATGGCTGTGAATTGGGAGGAAAAGACGTTGTATGATTACTTGCTGAACCCCAAGAAG TACATTCCTGGGACTAAGATGGTATTCCCCGGACTGAAGAAGCCACAGGACCGTGCCGACCTTATTGCATATTTGAAGCAATCTACTGCATCCTAA
- the LOC133862014 gene encoding NAC domain-containing protein 82-like: MGKASLLAPGFRFHPTDVELVMYYLKRKVRGERLCFEAIAEVDIYKVAPWDLPDKSLLEGGDLKWYFFCPVEKKYSRGARMNRATEFGYWKTTGKDRHVHYNKELVGSIKTLIFHRGRAPQGERTDWVMHEYRLDKNLEEKGVVQNAYVLCKIFQKEGVGPKNGAQYGAPFKEEDWDDDEEVDCVKAGPSTGLSTPTYALPHNHSSSVAIDTLLLGGSVLGSFSCLSQTVPAHCEGLTTVCSHDVVNQASGDADGDILLEALANNCDDIPLLLASFTEDNTLISIEDDMNKEVGHDHGKAKGTHDIHKDLGYLGHPTRPGEDDYDLDQYLNLSDLE; the protein is encoded by the exons ATGGGGAAAGCATCGCTCCTAGCTCCTGGATTCCGATTTCACCCCACTGATGTTGAGCTGGTTATGTACTATTTAAAGAGGAAAGTAAGGGGGGAAAGGCTTTGTTTTGAAGCCATTGCAGAGGTTGATATTTACAAGGTTGCTCCTTGGGACCTTCCAG ATAAATCTCTTTTGGAAGGTGGGGATCTGAAATGGTACTTCTTTTGCCCTGTGGAGAAGAAGTATTCACGTGGGGCCAGAATGAATCGTGCAACTGAATTTGGGTACTGGAAAACCACCGGAAAGGATAGACATGTTCATTATAATAAAGAGTTGGTGGGGTCTATAAAAACTTTGATTTTTCACAGAGGAAGAGCGCCACAAGGTGAACGAACTGATTGGGTTATGCATGAATACAGACTTGATAAAAATCTGGAAGAAAAAGGAGTTGTTCAG AACGCATATGTTCTTTGTAAGATATTCCAAAAGGAAGGTGTAGGCCCAAAAAATGGTGCTCAATACGGAGCACCATTTAAGGAGGAAGATTgggatgatgatgaggaagttGACTGTGTAAAAGCTGGTCCATCTACTGGTTTGTCTACCCCAACTTATGCACTGCCTCATAACCATAGCAGTTCAGTTGCTATTGACACCTTGCTTTTGGGTGGCTCAGTTTTGGGGTCGTTCTCATGCTTATCTCAAACTGTGCCAGCCCACTGTGAGGGGCTTACAACAGTTTGCAGTCATGATGTTGTTAATCAAGCTTCGGGTGATGCCGATGGTGATATTCTTCTAGAAGCGCTTGCTAATAATTGCGATGATATTCCTTTACTGCTTGCATCCTTTACGGAAGACAACACTTTGATTTCAATTGAAGATGACATGAATAAG GAGGTCGGTCATGATCATGGAAAAGCTAAAGGCACACATGATATTCACAAAGACTTGGGATACCTGGGCCACCCAACCAGACCGGGTGAAGATGATTACGATTTGGaccaatatttaaatttaagtgATCTGGAGTAA